The window GCGCCCCATAGAGCTCATCTTTTAATGACTGTCTGATCAGATTATCACTGTTTTTACCCAGACTCAGCCAGCTGACGCTCGTGGTTTGTGGTGTCTGTAGGCGGTAAGGAGTTTTTCTTTTAGGCTGTATTGGGATTTCTCttttacagatatttatttattttcaattattttgggCATATTTCGGTGAACATGGTTTATTAAAAGGATTGGACCGTAAGGGTCATGAATGGGTCTAGTTTATGTTTTcgttgtatgtttttgattcaagCTTTTATTGGATCAAAAGTGTAGTCCCATTCATGAACAAATTATCCGGATGAGCTGATCCTTTTCTCAGATCGTTAGACAAAGATGAGATGATCAAATAAGATCATTAGACGAGCCAATCCGTGCCGATCCATGTGCGACTCAAATCATGCTTCTGCTTAAACTACACTGGTCACACTGCTCCCGAGGGCAACTCAATTGTCTTGCATGTATTTTGctatatatgctgtatttttttctgtctcattAGGagcagcagattttttttttatcaaaaccCTTCAAAAGGAAATCTTGAGTAATGAGCAGATCCatattctttctctttcatactttattttttttaagcaagacATTACAGGCAAAACCACTGATGCCCACTTTAATATCACTTATACCAACCTTTTCAGTTTCCTGAGAGAGACTGTTCATGTATGTTTCGCTTCATTTAACTTGGTTAacatggtgatttttttttcccacgactgttcacaattatttatttaaatggcgTGATAGAAAATACATCCAAAATCCCCTCTTTAAAAAATGTCGCAAAAacgaaataatttttaaacaaagaattcTGCCCTGTAATTGTAAGCAAATAAGTGCATACTTAATCAGATATGGCATCATTTGCGTATTTAAACGGCGTTTTATAATACAAATCAACTGTTTTCATGTTCTGTGGTTAGTCAACTGGGGATATATGCTGATATCTATTAGTTACAATTTCCCCCCTCTACTCACCTGTGGTATCTTGCCTTGAAATGTCTTTCACTTGTTCAGAGATTGACTTGCTCACACATACCTGCAGTGCACAGCAAAACAATTCCCAGACTAACACCGAACTGTCAAATATCAGTTTATTCTTGAGTGTTTCATTACATTCAACTCATGTCTGCCTCCCTGATGTCTGCAGCAGGCGTTTCAGTTGTCTGCTTGGTTTGGCATTGTAACAGGACACAATGAGTGATGTGGCTTTTGTGTCTtagaggtacacacacacacacacacacacacacacacacacacacacacacacacacacacacacttacttgtGTCAATTCCCATTTATGACCTAATACCTCAGCTATGCAGAGTTCAGACTCTTCTCATCCGGCACACCCTGAGATGTTCTGATATATTTTACCCTTGGTAATATCACTGCGACCGAAGCGACAAAGAtatcagagacagacagatgtgGAGGCAGGAGTTGACGCTAGCATATTGTAGCAGTCTGGGGGGTCATGTGGGCCGTGCCCTCCACCCAGCACTGTTTGATTCTGTCTGCATCTGCCCTCCACACCGCTGCTGCTGATGCTTAATTATGCAGTAAGcaaggccacacacacacacacacacacacatagcctTGCTTACTCCCACACACATCCTCTCATGTTTGCCCTCCAGAcgatgcacacacaaacacacacttaatgAAGCAGATGAAGAGTGTTTGAGCTGAATAGAGAACGAGAGGTAATGAGAGAGACGCTGCAGTGATAAAACAAACGTCCTTGTTGGCTAATCTAGGAAGACTGGACAAGTGCCAGTGTTATGTTGGATATGTTTCTTAAATAGCCTTTTAGATCATAAGTCGTATGCAACTCCTTTGCAAACCAAACTCCCGATTTAGGCTGGGTGTAGACAGTCTTATCATATTAAACtgcagaagagagaaaaaagagattaaataGCATTACTGATTTCATAGCCGTAAACATTTGGTTCTGCTCCTCCCAGTCGATGTCCTTCATTAGCGAATATAGAAACAGATTTGAGGTGTAAACAgatatattttgcttaaaattgGGGCTAAaggaattttatatatatgtttggttttgtgtgtgtgtgtgtgtgtgtgtgtgtgtacgtgtgtgtacactttacattttacgcacacacattttttacatttcttccaTTTTCCCCTTTGAAGcgactatatttattttcatcatcAGTGTGTCTGACTGTATGTTTCCTTCATAAAGACCTTCACAGAGgatttaaataaaccatttaaCACAAGaatccataaataaaatgaaaactgaacgTCTTGAATATGAATTTTGACATGGCACCGGATGGTGGATTATTTCAGATTAGAAAATGCTGCCATCATGGGGTGACAATTGGCATTACTGTTACATAACCGCTCAAAACCACTTCACCCACACCTTCAACAACTCTACATTCTACCTtctgttgtaatatttaaacatattgcGCAATGACTGCTTTGTGGTTATTCGTAATTTCGATCTCACAATGTATCCGTACTGATATGTTTTcaatagaaaagcatttttacaggACAAGGTTGATTATTTGACCTATTTGTTTGACATACAAAGTATTCAgagtaaatgttattaataatcttACAAACCTATTATATAATTCTAACTATTATAATATCACACATAATTAGTAGATTATGTATCACTGTTCCCTAAATCACACTTTGTGATGACTTTATTGTTAAAGGGTGCCAGAAAATTCACACTAAAGGAAATAACAATACTGATACTGTTAATGAAGTGTGCTTTCTCTCCCCCCTTGATCTCgccttttataattttttttttttcttagtcaTTTTGCTTTTAGCTTTCCCTCCCAATACGCATCTCATTTCTGCCGAGAGGTAATAAATACACTACTAATGGTTACAGTTTGCTTAAGATATCGTGTCCTTGAATAGAAATGTTGTTACTGTATTGTCATTGTATTAATATAGACAGGTGAATGGTAACTGCTCTGTTTAAGCATGTTATGGGTTAACGTAAATATATGTCACTTCACGCCCTCCATTCATGACACAACTTCGCTCTTCCTGAAACTCCAAACCCTGAATGAGCAAGTGGGGGTCTGTCCCAGCAGTTTTCTGCATAGATATAATAGGACAATCCTGTGTTTCAGATACGCTATGTATACTACACCCACCTGCTTGAGTCGAACAATGAGTTAAAAATTCTCTGAGAAACCTGTTAAACCTACAGAGAGCGTTAGGAGCTAAAAAAGGGAAATCAGATTTTCTAAATACTTTCAATCAGCATTTGCTTAcataattcttaaatatttgtcTTTGTATTGATTTTACCTAGGCTACATACAGTACGCATTACCCTTCAAATGTTTGGTATCAGTCAGACtgtttcatttagttaaattaaaaacaaaagacaatcTATGCTGAATATGCAGTTAAACAGCAATAtcgtgaaatatcattacagttTCTACTGATATTACAATATCTGTTTCAGtgtgttgtaaaatgtaatttattccaaaacGGAACAATCTTCAGTGTTGTCACGTGATCCGTCAGAcatgattctaatatgcttatctGACGCACTAGAAACGTTATTATCtatgttaaaaacaacttttgtgAAAAACTCTGCAGGCATTTGAATTGCACTCAATATGGAAACTCAACAGCTCTTGTATTTTTGGACTGAAACTCTGACCTATGAAACAATGTGCTCACGAATGGCTCGAGCGTTCTCACCTAGCCGGTGtgtcggggtgtgtgtgtgtgtttatcataGAGGCTGATGTCTGTAGGTGTGATGAAAAGGGCAGGGCTAAGCGAGTCAGTCTCAGATGAGGTGGAGTGGAAGAGTGTCTGTATGTACATTTGTCTCTCTGCACCTGCCGCTGTGTTGATGTATGTCTGAGTCGAGCACTGAGGGCCGTTCATCTGGGGAACATGTTCAGCCTTATCAAGCTTCAGCGTGTCTTCAATGTCCACCAAGTGCCTAAAGTAAGTTTGTCcatttaacaaacacaaaactacCACAATGAACAAATACTAAACTAGCTGTAGTAGTTAAAGGTGCTCTTGGTACAGAAAGGCTGATGGTAGGTCAAGTCAAGAATCACTTGATTTTTTCTTTACCCTCTTATAACTATGCAACCTGATGCGAAACTGTTTAAAGGTACCcagacattttcatattaatgctTTGCGCTATTTTGCTAGCTTGTCTGTGGAGAGAACTGCTTTGCTGCCTTCATTAAACAAGCTGTCTGCATGACTCTTTTCCCATTGGTAGGCATTTCAGGAGGACAGCATCATCTCTGGATATCGACACCCCCGTAGTTCAGCCACAGACTGTGTGTTTAGTCTCTTTCAGCTCACCAATGAGACCCTCAATGTCTGGACACACTTTCTACCAACATGGTACAGTGAAACGAGTTCATTTGCGcaatctctctcactctctatcTGTCAtgcttcctttctctctctatatatatatctatatgccTTTGCCACTTTCTCAGTATGGCTTTTACAATAAATTTTGTTATCTAGTAACAGATCACAGATAGTATACGAACTCACACAACTTTAACAGCACAATGGCCCTGTGTTTCGCCGACAGTATTTagactgactgtgtgtgtgtgtgtgtgtgtgtacatggtGTGCTGAGAGTCGCAGTAGTTTGACTCAAGAATCTCCTTTAACCCCAGCTGAGCTGCTCCTAGCTGGAGGATGACAGAAGATCGGCCATCACTGTTAATGTGTTCCTAGTGTGCTTCTCCCCAAAGCGTCCTCCAGATATTAACATGTTGGAGAGTTGCTCACCTGTGATTTTTGAATTGTATTGGTTTATTTGGCTTTTTTATGTtctacgtttttatttatttgtttatttatgtatcatAAGTGTCGCTAAGCCTCATTCCTAAGCCTGCGCTTTGTCATTGCTTCACTTCCATCTGAGGTCTGTGAACAGAGTTCATTTCAATCCTCTTTGTTATCAATGTGTTTCAGTTCATTCGCGTTTTATCAAGTGTTTATgttgaaaaaagaagaaaaaggatcccgtaaaaaacttaaaaaaatgtaaaacacatttttattgttagtttgctatatgttttagttatttataggCATATTATGCTTAttgtagcatatatatatatatatatatatatatatatatatatatatatatatatatatatatatatatatatatatagtttaaataatattatataataacattttcaccATCTCTCACTGTTCTACTCCAGCATAACTCACTAGTGCAGTATTGACTgctgtttgatattttaaatgtttacatgtaaatgtaaatttacagttcattgcaaaaacattttttccatcaCTCGTCTATTTAAAGTACACCATATCTCAAAGCTAACACATCCTCTGATCCCACACAATGGTTAAATACACAGTCAACTGACAGTAAATCAATAGGACAAAACTTGGAATCTGTAACCTGACTCTGTGTTAATGTTTGGTTATATTAAACTCACTGATCCCTAAAGCAAGCAAAAGTAAATCAGACCTGTAAACTTCATATCTCGAAAATCTGGATATAAAGACTAGATTTAATAAGGCAACTCTAAATCCATACTAATATTTTGGGGCAAAGCTGACGTTTGCAGAAGATGCTCTTTGTAAGTAGAAGATGTTATATTCCAATAGAAATAGCAAGCCCAGcgaatttgtgtgtttttataataaatatatgacttCTCTGGGTGGGAACCTGTAATGTAAGATGCCTTTGGAAACCTCCTTTAAAAACTCCATCTGTATTCATTCTTATCTttactgtacatactgtacaGCATAGAAACCAGCCTTACAGGTGCTCTGTACAGATTAAACTAGACCTATGGAAACCTAAACTGATAATACtaacctctgtgtgtgtgtgtgtgtgtgtgtgtgtgtgtgtgtgtgtgcgctcattCACTTCTGTTTGTGTCTATGACCTCCCGTCAAATGCATCCCTATAGTAACAAACTATGTGAGCAAGTCTGGGCAGGTTCAACATTtgaatacaatttattattacccgatcttttgttttgtttttgatttccaCAGCAAAACAAGTTTGCTTCGATTCTGTAGCTATATGTAGCTAACAGAAAATTTCATGgaattattgttttactgtattaataGTTTGTTGTGAGTTGCAGCGTTACAGTGCTGTGTCAACATCACCGTGTGTCATCATCTCACCCCTCTCTGTTTCTCCGTCAGGTATTTTCTCTGGAAGTTGATGACAGTGTTGTTGATGGAGGATGCGTGGTACGATACGTACACATGGCCTCTGCTGGTCTTCTTGTTCTCCTGCTGTGTGTATCCTCTGGCCTCCAGCTGTGCCCACACCTTCAGCACCATGTCTACCCGCGCTCGCCACATCTGCTACTTCTTTGACTACGGAGCGCTCAGCCTGTACAGCCTCGGTAAGAAAGGAACGCACAGGTGCTTTCACTTCAACACTATCGGTTCCTTGGCTTGTTATACGAAATATTGCCATAAAGACAAAGTTCATGGTTCAACGTTTTGTACGGCAATATTTAACAGACACAATGGAATTCTTGCGCAATTAATGCAAATGCAGATATGTCACAATATACTCTGTTATTTCTAGGGATGATAAGGTAATACAATTCTGTCCAGCACATGTAAGTTGATCATTACTCAAACTTATGGCCAAAGCTagtaaatttataattaaaatcaaaactatgttttgtgtaaataaatcaaaaacaaaatactaaagTCAATTTAGGCAtcacaatatttttgtcttgagtatgaaaaatacatatttatattcagacttaaaaagaaaatgaacagtGTTATGAAacgatttttaaatattaactttaaatgtgcTTTAGATGAAGGCAAAGCCAatccaaatataaaaatacacttgtTGCCTGGAATGTCTGGAATGtcctgtaaaaacagtaatattgtacagcattattacaatttaactgttatctatttgaatacattttgtaatgtaattatttttcaaatgtcattacgccagtcttcagtgtcacatgatccttcaggaacTATTCTAAAATagtgatttggtgctcaaaaagcatttttattttattaatttttttcattgtttttgtaattattattatttttgttgttgttgtgaaaCAGTAACCAGAAAAAGcattgaaaacaataacaataaaaaaacaataaaaatattaaatgatgttCAATTAACTTTTGCTCATTAaagaatctaaataaataaataaatacatacatagaaATCAagcttttcacaaaaatacaatgttttcaGCTTTGATACTATTAAGAACCATTTCTAATAATTGTGGTTCAATATTAACTTAGTAGCAAATAAGCAttttagtatgatttctgaaggattatgtcaGACTGGAGAGTACTGAGTACATCACatttcaattgaattaaatacatcacattttaaattataataatcagtATAATATCGCCATATTGTGCATCTCTAACTACATTTAACAGATCATCTTAATTTAATATGGCTATGAATAAATTCAGCATGTGTACAGTACATGAGTACAATCAGACTTATCGCACCTGTGGTATACCTGCAacgtgtatgtgtttgtgcgttaataaaccattttaaaacaagaaaacctTATAGACTTACTGCgccacaaaaacacatgcttCCACACGTCATTACCAAATCCTCCACACCGCATTAAGCTGTATTCATGTGAATGATTGGATGTTGATGCAGGTTCAGCGATCAGCTACTCTGCATATGTTTTTCCTGACGCATGGGTGAACGGCACATTTCATGCATACTACATTCCTGCAGCTGTGCTAAACACCATCCTCGCAACCAGCATGGCCTGCTACTCCAGGTAATGATCCTCCTTGCTAACACACCGCCGTACTGATAACACAGATGCAGGTCCCCGGTATGTTGGTTATGTAGCTCTGATGAGTGAGTATGGGGAACAAGATAAATTTGGGTGAAAATATCAAACTCAAACAGGCAAATCTATACTAAATATGTCAAAAACACCCTTGTTTACATAATTGACATACATCGAAAACAGTAGCTATATTACGACGACTCATTCTGAAACCTTTCTTTCGATCtgttaatttacataatttgtcTGGAGCACTGCATTAATTACAATGCTTCGCTTTTTTAATGCTGGCGATCTGAAATTGCACCTCAGCAGGTACTTTGTTTGAATAAGTGCTTGCTTTAAAACCGTATGTTCTATACAGTATGAATGTGTGTAGTATGTAATCTGGACGTACCATTCACGTGTCCTCTGCCATGGCCTCACGGGATAATAAGCATCCAACAGACAAACTTTAAAAAGCttgtaattatcattaatttataattattcttttttttgcctACTGTTTTACAATTATTGCGAATTAGCTGCGAATTCTGTACTACTCTCTTTAAATACTATGTTCTGTATACTGTAAAATGGCGAAGTATGCATACATATTGAAGAGAGAGGACCATTTGGGATGAACTGAATCACTAGATGACCATTTACCGGAGAGTGTTATACTACTCCTTTTTATCATATATTAGCAATATAACATTTGCTCCATCACTGCTCATTGGACGAGTGTTATTGGAAAAAGTAAACTACTCTTAAAATACCTTATACTGAAAAATGTAGTATGGCATTCCCATTAACTCCTCAACACTGACGCATCAGGAAAGTAAATGGTGTATgccacattttaaataaagacatgcTGTAAATTCAATCTGTGCTACAATAGTGTGTCTTTAATACAAGGTTTGTTATATAAACGTGACATGGCAGTTTTAtaggttaatattattttaattttacaatttttttgttaaggCTTGGCATACCATTCCTTCACTATAACCATGACACCGATGAAAGGTAACTGTTTAaacgtgtgtgcgtgtgtgtgtgtgtgtgcgtgcgtgaaTCCTCTAGCGCTCACTAATATGTTTTCTTTATCTGCCTTTTAACCCATTAAAATGCTATAACACAAAACACTTCCACCTAATTTTGTTAATGATGTGGTGATGTGTTTTTGGGATTATGAACAATCAACCTCTCTTAACTGCTACTAACAATTACATAACCCCACCACCGGCACTGAAACCGATGTTATCATTAATGAACATAAcaatgtctttctctctctctctctctctctccctgtcagATACCTGGAGAGACAGAGCCCACGGCTGAGTAAAGTGTTGCGAATTCTTGCCTTTGCCTACCCTTACCTGTTTGACAACATTCCTCTCTTCTACAGGGTAAGTTTCAGCATACTGTACATTCAACACAAATACCCGAGCTGTTCAGTCAAAGATCAATCCAGTTAAAAAACTAATATCCAATGAAGCTGGTATGATTTGTATTGGGAATTAgtgttttatctatttatcataACGTAATTGTTTATTACCAGTGCCACATTTCTTGAAAAACACTTTATTGCATTGTTAAAATCAttgttcagatgcaaaagcctctaagtatgtctgactttttgttttaaattaacatttctttCTGGCTTATTTTAGGTTTCTG is drawn from Puntigrus tetrazona isolate hp1 chromosome 7, ASM1883169v1, whole genome shotgun sequence and contains these coding sequences:
- the paqr5b gene encoding membrane progestin receptor gamma-B isoform X1, encoding MFSLIKLQRVFNVHQVPKAFQEDSIISGYRHPRSSATDCVFSLFQLTNETLNVWTHFLPTWYFLWKLMTVLLMEDAWYDTYTWPLLVFLFSCCVYPLASSCAHTFSTMSTRARHICYFFDYGALSLYSLGSAISYSAYVFPDAWVNGTFHAYYIPAAVLNTILATSMACYSRLGIPFLHYNHDTDERYLERQSPRLSKVLRILAFAYPYLFDNIPLFYRLFLCVGEGCTDNEANSIHVYHTLLAFLTSFLFATHLPERLAPGRFDYIGHSHQLFHVCAIIGTHFQMKAIEADMVLRQPQLLVAAPPITFNNTVGSALACVCISLGIICLYSLPLLYGSSETHPTKTEGKKCKH
- the paqr5b gene encoding membrane progestin receptor gamma-B isoform X2, translating into MFSLIKLQRVFNVHQVPKAFQEDSIISGYRHPRSSATDCVFSLFQLTNETLNVWTHFLPTWYFLWKLMTVLLMEDAWYDTYTWPLLVFLFSCCVYPLASSCAHTFSTMSTRARHICYFFDYGALSLYSLGSAISYSAYVFPDAWVNGTFHAYYIPAAVLNTILATSMACYSRYLERQSPRLSKVLRILAFAYPYLFDNIPLFYRLFLCVGEGCTDNEANSIHVYHTLLAFLTSFLFATHLPERLAPGRFDYIGHSHQLFHVCAIIGTHFQMKAIEADMVLRQPQLLVAAPPITFNNTVGSALACVCISLGIICLYSLPLLYGSSETHPTKTEGKKCKH